The following proteins are encoded in a genomic region of Actinomadura sp. NAK00032:
- a CDS encoding GMC oxidoreductase: MEHADAVVVGSGFGGSVAAYRLAEAGQSVVLLERGQPYPPGSFPRTPAEMGRAFWDPAAGLYGMFDVWSFKGCDSVVSSGLGGGSLIYANVLLRKDERWFVTDLPGGGHHPWPVSRADLDPHYDAVEAMLGATPYPLEQVPFDDTPKTHAMQDAAAELGLQITLPPLAVSFAARPGGTPGLSLPIADAGYGNIHGAGRRTCKLCGECDIGCNEGAKNSLDHTYLSAAAHHGADIRTSREVKAIRPRAGGGYEVDYVHHADPTAKKSRPRVRTITCDRLILGAGTYGTTFLLLKSREAFPGLSQALGTRFSGNGDLLTFLLRAKDRNRVRPLNASRGPVITTAIRLPDELDGVPGAGRGAYIEDGGYPGFTDWIVDSLDLGNDFERAVKFLWNRFTEFFKDAPDTNLSKELSDLIGDGALTVSSLPLLGMGRDTADGRLHLKGGRLAADWTAETSEALFNRVRKTMQGIADVLGADYADNPMWFRKRIITVHPLGGAPMGGHPGEGVCDAFGEVFGFPGLYIADGAAMPGPVGPNPSLTIAAHADRMATRLLDGVSAQRRAAAPAATVPSATGAEPAGGAGSLDGAGNGSAYGPGRGEWGVAPPRGTRPVSGDHGGTRGPSTVVAGRTSLSFTEEMKGFVTYGESDARIGELAEGRKPLSFRLTITAADTDRFLADPEHEAKAEGWVDAGGHGGRCPVERGTFNLFVADGPDDRRLMKYRLFYTDGEDRPRTLSGYKDVLHGPPTRIWPDTSTLYVRLLDGHVGADGEDGADVVAAGVLHIRLTDFARQLTTFRTAGPDGAGKLLDFGRFFAGELWEVYGPDPV; this comes from the coding sequence GTGGAGCACGCCGACGCGGTCGTGGTCGGGTCCGGGTTCGGCGGGTCCGTCGCGGCGTACCGGCTGGCGGAGGCCGGGCAGTCGGTCGTCCTGCTGGAGCGCGGGCAGCCGTACCCGCCGGGGAGCTTCCCGCGCACGCCCGCCGAGATGGGCCGCGCGTTCTGGGACCCGGCCGCGGGCCTGTACGGGATGTTCGACGTCTGGAGCTTCAAGGGCTGCGACTCGGTGGTGTCGTCCGGGCTCGGCGGCGGGTCGCTGATCTACGCGAACGTGCTGCTGCGCAAGGACGAGCGCTGGTTCGTCACCGACCTGCCCGGCGGCGGCCACCACCCGTGGCCGGTCTCCCGCGCCGACCTCGACCCGCACTACGACGCGGTCGAGGCGATGCTCGGCGCGACGCCGTACCCGCTGGAGCAGGTCCCGTTCGACGACACCCCGAAGACGCACGCCATGCAGGACGCGGCGGCCGAGCTCGGCCTGCAGATCACGCTGCCGCCGCTCGCGGTCAGCTTCGCGGCACGGCCCGGCGGCACGCCGGGGCTGAGCCTGCCGATCGCCGACGCGGGCTACGGCAACATCCACGGCGCCGGGCGGCGGACGTGCAAGCTGTGCGGCGAGTGCGACATCGGCTGCAACGAGGGCGCCAAGAACAGCCTCGACCACACCTACCTGTCGGCGGCGGCGCACCACGGCGCCGACATCCGCACCTCCCGCGAGGTGAAGGCGATCCGGCCGCGCGCCGGCGGCGGGTACGAGGTCGACTACGTCCACCACGCCGACCCGACCGCGAAGAAGAGCCGCCCGCGCGTCCGGACGATCACCTGCGACCGGCTCATCCTCGGCGCCGGCACCTACGGCACGACGTTCCTGCTGCTGAAGTCGCGGGAGGCCTTCCCGGGCCTGTCGCAGGCGCTCGGCACCCGGTTCAGCGGCAACGGCGACCTGCTGACGTTCCTGCTGCGCGCCAAGGACCGCAACCGGGTCCGGCCGCTGAACGCCAGCCGCGGGCCGGTGATCACCACCGCGATCCGGCTGCCGGACGAACTGGACGGCGTCCCCGGCGCCGGCCGCGGCGCCTACATCGAGGACGGCGGCTACCCGGGCTTCACCGACTGGATCGTCGACAGCCTCGACCTCGGCAACGACTTCGAGCGGGCCGTGAAGTTCCTGTGGAACCGGTTCACCGAGTTCTTCAAGGACGCGCCCGACACCAACCTGTCCAAGGAGCTGTCCGACCTGATCGGCGACGGCGCCCTGACGGTCAGCTCGCTGCCGCTGCTCGGCATGGGCCGCGACACCGCGGACGGGCGGCTGCACCTGAAGGGCGGCCGGCTCGCCGCCGACTGGACGGCGGAGACCAGCGAGGCGCTGTTCAACCGCGTCCGCAAGACGATGCAGGGGATCGCGGACGTGCTCGGCGCCGACTACGCCGACAACCCGATGTGGTTCCGCAAGCGCATCATCACCGTCCATCCGCTGGGCGGCGCCCCGATGGGGGGCCACCCGGGCGAAGGCGTCTGCGACGCCTTCGGCGAGGTGTTCGGGTTCCCGGGCCTCTACATCGCCGACGGGGCGGCGATGCCGGGACCGGTGGGCCCGAACCCCTCGCTCACGATCGCCGCGCACGCCGACCGGATGGCGACGCGGCTGCTGGACGGGGTGTCCGCACAGCGTCGTGCGGCGGCCCCGGCCGCGACCGTCCCGTCTGCCACGGGGGCCGAGCCGGCCGGGGGAGCCGGCTCGCTGGACGGGGCGGGGAACGGCTCGGCGTACGGCCCGGGGCGGGGGGAGTGGGGGGTCGCCCCCCCGCGGGGAACCCGCCCGGTCTCGGGGGACCACGGCGGTACACGGGGACCGTCCACCGTGGTCGCGGGCCGTACGTCGCTGTCGTTCACCGAGGAGATGAAGGGGTTCGTCACCTACGGGGAGTCCGACGCGCGGATCGGCGAGCTGGCGGAGGGGCGCAAGCCCCTGTCGTTCCGGCTGACGATCACCGCGGCGGACACCGACCGGTTCCTCGCCGACCCCGAGCACGAGGCGAAGGCCGAGGGGTGGGTGGACGCCGGCGGGCACGGGGGCCGCTGCCCGGTCGAGCGGGGCACGTTCAACCTGTTCGTCGCGGACGGCCCGGACGACCGGCGGCTGATGAAGTACCGGCTGTTCTACACCGACGGGGAGGACCGGCCGCGCACGCTGAGCGGGTACAAGGACGTCCTGCACGGGCCGCCGACGCGGATCTGGCCGGACACCTCGACGCTCTACGTGCGGCTGCTGGACGGCCATGTCGGCGCGGACGGGGAGGACGGCGCGGACGTCGTCGCGGCGGGGGTGCTGCACATCCGGCTGACGGACTTCGCGCGGCAGCTCACGACGTTCCGCACCGCCGGCCCGGACGGGGCGGGCAAGCTCCTCGACTTCGGCCGGTTCTTCGCCGGGGAGCTGTGGGAGGTGTACGGCCCGGATCCGGTCTGA
- a CDS encoding PPOX class F420-dependent oxidoreductase, translating into MADDAALAKLLKERDLGVLATLKRDGRPQLSNVNYHFDEARRLVRVSVTADRAKARNLARDPRASLHASAPDGWSWVVAEGTAELSAVAADPHDAAVEELIEVYRDVRGEEHPDWDDYRRAMVEDGRLVVRLHVERLYGQV; encoded by the coding sequence ATGGCGGACGACGCGGCGCTGGCGAAGCTGCTCAAGGAGCGCGACCTCGGCGTGCTGGCCACGCTGAAGCGGGACGGGCGGCCGCAGCTGTCCAATGTCAACTACCACTTCGACGAGGCCCGCCGGCTCGTGCGCGTCTCGGTCACCGCCGACCGCGCCAAGGCCCGCAACCTGGCCCGCGACCCGCGCGCCAGCCTGCACGCCAGCGCCCCCGACGGCTGGTCCTGGGTCGTCGCCGAGGGCACCGCCGAGCTGTCCGCCGTCGCCGCCGACCCGCACGACGCGGCGGTGGAGGAGCTCATCGAGGTGTACCGCGACGTCCGCGGCGAGGAGCACCCCGACTGGGACGACTACCGGCGGGCCATGGTCGAGGACGGCCGCCTCGTCGTCCGCCTCCACGTCGAACGGCTCTACGGGCAGGTCTGA
- a CDS encoding TetR/AcrR family transcriptional regulator encodes MTEYSGSGDPKRSLELLWGVQAPPRRGPKPRLTAEEIVRTAIALADAEGLDAVSMRRIADELGVSPMSIYTYVPGKAELVDVMVDRAFGELAPPADAAWRDRLERIARDNWALFHRHPWLLQITMARPPMGPNTLGKYEYELRAVEGLGLTDLEMDSVVALVTGFAESAARASVSAAEAERRTGMSDEQWWESVAPVLDTLVDEADYPLGTRVGTAAGQEYSAPAAPSRAFEFGLARVLDGIEVLISAR; translated from the coding sequence GTGACCGAGTACAGCGGGAGCGGCGACCCCAAGCGCAGCCTGGAGCTGCTGTGGGGCGTCCAGGCGCCGCCCAGGCGCGGGCCGAAGCCGCGGCTGACCGCCGAGGAGATCGTCCGCACCGCGATCGCGCTGGCCGACGCCGAGGGCCTGGACGCGGTGTCCATGCGCCGCATCGCCGACGAGCTGGGCGTCTCGCCCATGTCGATCTACACCTACGTCCCCGGCAAGGCCGAGCTGGTCGACGTCATGGTCGACCGCGCGTTCGGCGAGCTGGCCCCGCCCGCCGACGCGGCGTGGCGGGACCGGCTGGAGCGCATCGCCCGCGACAACTGGGCGCTGTTCCACCGGCACCCGTGGCTGCTGCAGATCACGATGGCGCGCCCGCCCATGGGCCCGAACACCCTCGGCAAGTACGAGTACGAGCTGCGCGCCGTGGAGGGCCTCGGCCTCACCGACCTGGAGATGGACTCGGTGGTCGCGCTCGTCACCGGGTTCGCCGAGAGCGCCGCCCGCGCCTCGGTCAGCGCCGCCGAGGCCGAGCGGCGCACCGGCATGAGCGACGAGCAGTGGTGGGAGTCGGTCGCCCCCGTGCTCGACACCCTCGTGGACGAGGCCGACTACCCGCTCGGGACCCGGGTCGGGACCGCGGCCGGGCAGGAGTACAGCGCCCCCGCCGCACCGAGCCGCGCGTTCGAGTTCGGCCTCGCCCGCGTGCTGGACGGCATCGAGGTCCTGATCAGCGCCCGCTAG
- a CDS encoding SRPBCC family protein — translation MIQVTATTSAAPEEVFRHLAVPEAWGAWGRFPTPARQTRKGDTTTYGVGAVKKIWPAREQTVAYEPYTHFAYIALAGLPVRRYRSDVYLEARDGGTAIRWEAVFEPLIPGTRVLAAPLLRLMLKMFTRWLPAHLEHCPADCPARRAAI, via the coding sequence ATGATCCAGGTCACCGCCACCACCAGCGCCGCGCCCGAAGAGGTGTTCCGGCACCTGGCCGTCCCCGAGGCGTGGGGCGCCTGGGGCAGGTTCCCGACGCCGGCCAGGCAGACGCGCAAGGGCGACACCACCACCTACGGGGTCGGGGCGGTCAAGAAGATCTGGCCCGCCAGAGAGCAGACCGTCGCCTACGAGCCGTACACGCACTTCGCCTACATCGCCCTGGCCGGGTTGCCGGTGCGCCGCTACCGCTCCGACGTGTACCTGGAGGCCCGCGACGGCGGCACCGCCATCCGCTGGGAGGCGGTGTTCGAGCCGCTGATCCCCGGCACCCGCGTGCTGGCCGCACCGCTGCTGCGGCTCATGCTGAAGATGTTCACCCGCTGGCTGCCCGCGCACCTGGAGCACTGCCCGGCCGACTGCCCCGCCCGCCGCGCCGCGATCTGA
- the hrpB gene encoding ATP-dependent helicase HrpB: MQLSAAESLPVHRAVPALRAALDGHGAAVLSAPPGTGKTTLVPLALAGLALGGPPAAGKVLVLEPRRLAARAAARRMAWILGERVGGAVGVTVRGENRPGARVDVVTTGVVLQRLQSDPELDGVGTVILDECHERHLDADTALAFLLDVRAALRPDLRLVAASATADTGPWARLLGGAPVVETEAALHPVETVWAPPERPVPPPHGLRVDPALLAHVAATVRRAVAERDGDVLCFLPGVGEIARVAGMLGGVAADVLQIHGQAPRAVQDAVLAPAPGRRVVLATSVAESSLTVPGVRAVVDSGLAREPRTDHARGLGSLTTVRASRATAEQRAGRAGREGPGTVYRCWTQAEHDRLPARPRPEIELADLTGFALQAACWGDPGAAGLALPDPPPPAAMDAARAALRALGAVAGGTVTDRGRRLARIGLHPRLARALVDGAATVGDRAAAEVVALLSEPPPRAAGDDLTAAWRALRRRDRPADAHAARWRDEAARLCRALDGAAGPAEPAGDRAAGTVVALAFPERVARRRGSGYLMASGTGAALADGSALAGARPEWLAVAAADRPAGSASARVRQAVVIGEDVARSAAAPLLEAAEEVAWRDGDVVARRVERLGAIELAARPLRDPDPALLRAALLDGLRAEGLGLLTWTPGAVALRERLAFLRGALGEPWPAVDDAALLERAPEWLAGARRRADLARVDVAGMLRGLLPWEQAKRLDEYAPERVEVPTGSRIRVDYSGERPVLAVKLQELFGWDAAPALAGGRVPLVVHLLSPAGRPAAVTADLASFWREGYRAVRAELRGRYPRHPWPEDASTAVPTRRTKRASGR, encoded by the coding sequence ATGCAGCTGAGCGCCGCCGAGAGCCTGCCCGTCCACCGCGCCGTCCCCGCGCTGCGCGCGGCGCTGGACGGGCACGGCGCCGCGGTGCTGTCGGCGCCGCCGGGCACCGGCAAGACGACCCTGGTGCCGCTCGCCCTGGCCGGGCTCGCGCTCGGCGGCCCGCCCGCGGCCGGGAAGGTCCTGGTGCTGGAGCCGCGCCGGCTCGCCGCCCGCGCCGCCGCCCGCCGGATGGCCTGGATCCTCGGCGAGCGCGTCGGCGGCGCCGTCGGCGTCACCGTGCGCGGGGAGAACCGCCCCGGCGCGCGGGTGGACGTCGTCACGACGGGCGTGGTCCTGCAGCGCCTGCAGTCGGACCCGGAGCTGGACGGCGTCGGCACGGTGATCCTGGACGAGTGCCACGAGCGGCACCTGGACGCCGACACCGCGCTGGCGTTCCTGCTGGACGTCCGCGCCGCGTTGCGCCCCGACCTGCGGCTGGTCGCGGCGTCCGCGACCGCCGACACCGGGCCGTGGGCGCGGCTGCTCGGCGGCGCGCCCGTCGTGGAGACCGAGGCCGCGCTGCACCCGGTGGAGACGGTGTGGGCGCCGCCGGAGCGGCCCGTCCCGCCGCCGCACGGCCTGCGCGTCGACCCGGCGCTGCTCGCGCACGTCGCCGCGACCGTCCGCCGCGCCGTGGCCGAGCGGGACGGCGACGTGCTGTGCTTCCTGCCCGGCGTCGGGGAGATCGCCCGCGTCGCCGGGATGCTCGGCGGCGTCGCGGCCGATGTCCTGCAGATCCACGGGCAGGCGCCCCGCGCCGTCCAGGACGCCGTGCTCGCGCCCGCGCCGGGCCGCCGGGTCGTGCTCGCCACGTCGGTGGCCGAGTCGAGCCTGACGGTGCCGGGCGTCCGCGCGGTCGTCGACTCCGGGCTGGCCCGCGAGCCCCGCACCGACCACGCGCGGGGGCTCGGGTCGCTCACCACCGTCCGCGCGTCCCGCGCCACCGCCGAGCAGCGTGCGGGCCGCGCCGGCCGGGAGGGCCCCGGCACCGTGTACCGCTGCTGGACGCAGGCCGAGCACGACCGCCTCCCGGCCCGCCCGCGCCCGGAGATCGAGCTCGCCGACCTCACCGGCTTCGCGCTCCAGGCGGCCTGCTGGGGCGACCCCGGCGCGGCCGGGCTGGCGCTGCCGGACCCGCCGCCGCCCGCCGCGATGGACGCGGCCCGCGCCGCGCTGCGCGCCCTCGGCGCCGTCGCCGGCGGCACGGTGACCGACCGGGGGCGCCGCCTGGCCCGGATCGGCCTGCACCCCCGGCTGGCCCGCGCGCTGGTGGACGGCGCCGCCACGGTGGGCGACCGCGCCGCCGCCGAGGTCGTCGCGCTGCTGTCGGAGCCCCCGCCGCGCGCGGCCGGCGACGACCTCACCGCCGCCTGGCGCGCCCTGCGCCGCCGGGACCGGCCCGCCGACGCCCACGCCGCCCGCTGGCGCGACGAGGCCGCGCGCCTGTGCCGGGCGCTGGACGGCGCCGCCGGCCCCGCCGAGCCGGCCGGTGACCGCGCGGCGGGGACGGTCGTGGCGCTGGCGTTCCCCGAGCGGGTGGCACGGCGGCGGGGAAGCGGCTACCTGATGGCGTCCGGGACGGGCGCGGCGCTCGCCGACGGGTCGGCCCTGGCCGGGGCGCGGCCGGAGTGGCTGGCGGTCGCGGCGGCCGACCGCCCGGCCGGGTCGGCGTCGGCGCGGGTGCGGCAGGCCGTGGTGATCGGCGAGGACGTGGCGCGGTCGGCGGCGGCGCCGCTGCTGGAGGCGGCCGAGGAGGTCGCCTGGCGGGACGGGGACGTGGTGGCGCGGCGCGTCGAGCGGCTCGGCGCGATCGAGCTGGCCGCCCGGCCGCTGCGCGACCCCGACCCCGCCCTGCTCCGGGCGGCGCTGCTGGACGGCCTGCGCGCCGAGGGCCTCGGGCTGCTCACCTGGACGCCGGGCGCGGTCGCGCTGCGGGAGCGGCTGGCGTTCCTGCGCGGCGCGCTCGGCGAGCCGTGGCCGGCCGTCGACGACGCGGCGCTGCTGGAGCGGGCCCCCGAGTGGCTCGCGGGGGCGCGGCGCCGCGCCGACCTGGCCCGCGTCGACGTCGCGGGCATGCTGCGCGGCCTGCTGCCCTGGGAGCAGGCCAAGCGGCTGGACGAGTACGCGCCCGAACGCGTCGAGGTGCCGACCGGGTCCCGGATCCGGGTCGACTACTCGGGGGAGCGGCCCGTCCTGGCGGTGAAGCTGCAGGAGCTGTTCGGCTGGGACGCCGCGCCGGCGCTCGCGGGCGGCCGGGTCCCGCTGGTGGTGCACCTGCTGTCCCCGGCGGGCCGCCCGGCCGCCGTCACCGCCGACCTGGCCTCGTTCTGGCGCGAGGGGTACCGGGCCGTGCGGGCCGAGCTGCGCGGCCGCTACCCCAGGCACCCCTGGCCCGAGGACGCGTCCACCGCGGTCCCGACGAGGCGGACCAAGCGGGCTAGCGGGCGCTGA
- a CDS encoding sigma-70 family RNA polymerase sigma factor, with amino-acid sequence MTELYRVYGRPLLSFVLRLTGGDRHWAEDVVQETMIRAWRSAHQLDENAASLLPWLATVARRIVIDDQRRKNARPQEAGEGPLENMRVPDGLEDLLRSVVVSEALLALSPAHREVLNETFFRDRSVNEAAKHLGIPVGTVKSRVYYALRALRVALEERGVTP; translated from the coding sequence GTGACCGAGCTGTACCGCGTCTACGGGCGCCCGCTGCTGTCGTTCGTGCTGCGCCTGACCGGCGGCGACCGGCACTGGGCCGAGGACGTGGTGCAGGAGACCATGATCCGCGCGTGGCGCAGCGCGCACCAGCTCGACGAGAACGCGGCCTCGCTGCTGCCGTGGCTGGCGACGGTCGCGCGCCGGATCGTCATCGACGACCAGCGCCGCAAGAACGCACGGCCGCAGGAGGCGGGCGAGGGCCCGCTGGAGAACATGCGCGTGCCCGACGGGTTGGAGGATCTGCTGCGCTCCGTCGTCGTGTCCGAGGCCCTTCTCGCGCTGTCCCCCGCCCACCGCGAGGTCCTCAACGAGACCTTCTTCCGGGACCGGTCGGTCAACGAGGCCGCCAAGCACCTCGGCATCCCCGTGGGCACCGTGAAGTCCCGGGTCTACTACGCGCTCAGGGCGCTGCGCGTCGCACTGGAGGAGAGGGGCGTGACGCCTTGA
- a CDS encoding ABC transporter permease, protein MSVQALRWAVADGRTLTGRALAHWARQPGQIAMGLLFPVMVVLMMGYLFGGQMDVPGGGSYRAFIVPGMFALTMVFGVEETFVRVAGDAARGVTDRFRAMPMSPSAVVAGRAAADMIHSVAGLAVMAVCGVLIGWRVEDGAAKALAGFGLLLLLRFSLIWLGVFLGLVAKGPESVAAVQVLVWPIGFLSSALVAPDTMPGWLGAIAEWNPMSATVTACRELFGSPVAGDSWAARHSLLMALVWPLVIAAVFVPLSVRRYRAMGR, encoded by the coding sequence GTGAGCGTTCAAGCGCTGCGCTGGGCGGTCGCCGACGGGCGGACGCTGACCGGCCGGGCCCTCGCCCACTGGGCGCGCCAGCCCGGCCAGATCGCCATGGGGCTGCTGTTCCCGGTGATGGTCGTGCTGATGATGGGCTACCTGTTCGGCGGCCAGATGGACGTCCCCGGCGGCGGGAGCTACCGCGCGTTCATCGTCCCCGGCATGTTCGCCCTGACCATGGTGTTCGGCGTCGAGGAGACGTTCGTGCGGGTCGCGGGCGACGCGGCCAGGGGCGTGACCGACCGGTTCCGCGCGATGCCGATGTCGCCGTCCGCCGTCGTGGCCGGCCGCGCCGCCGCCGACATGATCCACTCGGTGGCGGGGCTGGCCGTGATGGCGGTGTGCGGCGTGCTGATCGGGTGGCGCGTGGAGGACGGCGCCGCCAAGGCCCTCGCCGGGTTCGGGCTCCTGCTGCTCCTGCGGTTCTCGCTGATCTGGCTCGGCGTCTTCCTCGGCCTCGTCGCCAAGGGGCCGGAGTCGGTGGCGGCCGTGCAGGTCCTGGTGTGGCCGATCGGGTTCCTGTCCAGCGCGCTGGTCGCGCCGGACACCATGCCCGGCTGGCTGGGCGCGATCGCCGAGTGGAACCCGATGTCGGCGACCGTCACCGCGTGCCGCGAGCTGTTCGGCTCACCCGTCGCGGGCGACTCGTGGGCCGCGCGGCACAGCCTGCTGATGGCGCTGGTGTGGCCGCTGGTGATCGCGGCGGTGTTCGTCCCGCTGTCGGTGCGCCGCTACCGCGCCATGGGCCGCTAG
- a CDS encoding ATP-binding cassette domain-containing protein, producing the protein MAGPPLAVAAEGLRKRYGDKEALAGLDLRVPAGIVHGLLGPNGAGKTTAVRVLTTLARPDGGTARVAGHDVVRAAGEVRRSIGLVGQHAAVDEILGGRQNLVMFGRLYHLGAKQARRRADELLERFGLTEAAGRPAGEYSGGMRRRLDLAASMILAPPVLFLDEPTTGLDPRARGEVWDAVRALVDGGTTVLLTTQYLEEADRLAAGVSVIDRGRVIAEGAPEELKKRLGGDRIEVVLDDPGALTAAAEIVGRVADGEADVDAEALRIGAPVSGRAAALTDALRALDAAGVAVADIGLRRPTLDEVFLHLTGENETTENETGENETDAKEEVRA; encoded by the coding sequence ATGGCCGGACCACCGCTCGCGGTCGCCGCCGAGGGGCTGCGCAAGCGCTACGGCGACAAGGAGGCCCTCGCCGGGCTGGACCTGCGGGTGCCCGCCGGCATCGTGCACGGGCTGCTCGGCCCGAACGGCGCCGGCAAGACCACCGCCGTCCGCGTCCTCACCACGCTGGCCAGGCCGGACGGGGGCACCGCCCGGGTCGCCGGGCACGACGTCGTCCGCGCGGCGGGGGAGGTGCGGCGCAGCATCGGCCTGGTCGGGCAGCACGCGGCGGTCGACGAGATCCTCGGCGGGCGGCAGAACCTCGTCATGTTCGGCCGTCTCTACCACCTCGGCGCCAAGCAGGCGCGGCGGCGGGCGGACGAGCTGCTGGAGCGCTTCGGGCTCACCGAGGCCGCCGGCCGGCCCGCCGGGGAGTACTCCGGCGGCATGCGGCGCCGCCTCGACCTGGCCGCGTCCATGATCCTCGCGCCGCCGGTGCTGTTCCTGGACGAGCCGACCACCGGCCTGGACCCGCGCGCCCGGGGCGAGGTCTGGGACGCCGTCCGCGCGCTGGTCGACGGCGGCACGACCGTCCTGCTCACCACCCAGTACCTGGAGGAGGCCGACCGGCTGGCGGCCGGCGTCTCGGTGATCGACCGCGGCCGCGTCATCGCCGAGGGCGCGCCCGAGGAGCTGAAGAAGCGCCTCGGCGGCGACCGGATCGAGGTCGTCCTGGACGACCCCGGCGCGCTCACCGCCGCCGCGGAGATCGTCGGCCGGGTCGCGGACGGGGAGGCCGACGTGGACGCCGAGGCGCTGCGGATCGGCGCCCCCGTCTCCGGCCGGGCCGCCGCGCTGACCGACGCCCTCCGCGCCCTGGACGCCGCGGGCGTCGCGGTCGCCGACATCGGGCTGCGCCGCCCGACCCTGGACGAGGTGTTCCTGCACCTCACCGGCGAGAACGAGACCACCGAGAACGAGACCGGCGAGAACGAGACCGACGCGAAGGAGGAGGTGCGCGCGTGA
- a CDS encoding anti-sigma factor: MTADMLHIDVGAYALGLLEEPDRRAFEAHLASCASCHAELGTLRGVARTLDGIGPIAEPAGAPPVPPEPAVVADLMRHRTARRRRHRAARALAAAAAGVVLLGGALGTGFTLGADREPPPAPQDDGTAALLRDGHRTSAADAGTGVTGTVATQEKAWGSRIAMRLGRVRGPLECELVAVDRRGEAHTVVGWSVPAKGYGLPGSPQPALALQGGTALRPGEISRFEVRTIGTGRTLLTVPA, translated from the coding sequence TTGACCGCGGACATGCTGCACATCGACGTCGGCGCCTACGCCCTCGGGCTGCTGGAGGAGCCCGACCGCCGCGCGTTCGAGGCGCACCTGGCGTCCTGCGCGTCCTGCCACGCGGAGCTCGGCACGCTGCGCGGGGTCGCGCGGACGCTGGACGGCATCGGCCCGATCGCCGAGCCGGCGGGCGCGCCGCCCGTCCCGCCGGAGCCCGCCGTGGTCGCCGACCTGATGCGGCACCGGACCGCGCGGCGGCGCCGGCACCGGGCGGCCCGCGCGCTGGCCGCGGCCGCCGCCGGGGTGGTGCTGCTCGGCGGGGCGCTCGGCACCGGGTTCACGCTCGGCGCCGACCGCGAGCCGCCCCCGGCCCCGCAGGACGACGGGACGGCGGCGCTGCTGCGCGACGGCCACCGGACGTCGGCCGCCGACGCGGGCACCGGCGTCACCGGGACGGTCGCCACGCAGGAGAAGGCGTGGGGCAGCCGGATCGCGATGCGGCTCGGCAGGGTCCGCGGGCCGCTGGAGTGCGAGCTGGTCGCGGTGGACCGGCGCGGCGAGGCGCACACGGTCGTCGGCTGGTCGGTCCCCGCCAAGGGGTACGGGCTGCCCGGGTCGCCGCAGCCGGCGCTGGCGCTGCAGGGCGGGACGGCGCTGCGGCCCGGGGAGATCAGCCGGTTCGAGGTCCGCACGATCGGTACGGGACGCACGCTGCTCACCGTCCCCGCGTAG
- a CDS encoding NERD domain-containing protein, producing the protein MAVAVASADVYVHWRVYHSSRVWRLGLRGDERMNRVLRHTLERRGHRVLHARTVPGHGSADQLVIGPGGLWLVHNEAWHPDAEISHHGGKLFIDGRTQSKLVGALTARAEAAAVAVSRVAEVPVKVTPVLAVHGGDLVRTPFAADGIVFAPPLKLVRWMSRNPTADLSPDEVEGLMRAAVQALPIGGRSALSAAA; encoded by the coding sequence ATGGCGGTCGCGGTGGCGTCCGCGGACGTGTACGTGCATTGGCGCGTGTACCACTCGTCCCGGGTATGGCGGCTCGGGCTGCGCGGCGACGAGCGCATGAACCGGGTGCTGCGCCACACGCTGGAGCGCCGCGGTCACCGGGTGCTGCACGCGCGGACCGTCCCCGGCCACGGCTCCGCCGACCAGCTCGTCATCGGGCCCGGCGGGCTCTGGCTCGTCCACAACGAGGCGTGGCATCCCGACGCGGAGATCTCCCACCACGGCGGGAAGCTGTTCATCGACGGCCGCACCCAGTCCAAGCTGGTCGGCGCGCTGACCGCGCGGGCCGAGGCCGCCGCCGTGGCCGTCTCCCGCGTCGCCGAGGTCCCGGTGAAGGTGACGCCCGTGCTCGCGGTGCACGGCGGCGACCTCGTCCGCACCCCGTTCGCCGCCGACGGCATCGTGTTCGCGCCGCCGCTGAAGCTGGTCCGCTGGATGTCCCGCAACCCCACCGCCGACCTGTCGCCCGACGAGGTCGAGGGGCTCATGCGCGCCGCCGTGCAGGCCCTCCCGATCGGCGGCCGGTCGGCGCTGTCCGCGGCGGCCTAG